A window of Danaus plexippus chromosome 12, MEX_DaPlex, whole genome shotgun sequence contains these coding sequences:
- the LOC116772689 gene encoding LOW QUALITY PROTEIN: DNA polymerase delta subunit 2 (The sequence of the model RefSeq protein was modified relative to this genomic sequence to represent the inferred CDS: inserted 2 bases in 2 codons), producing MLFKVNVENSKKQFEVVDVDRHSVQYADGSSRFYKVSRDFSKQYAHIYSARLNIFRNILAPVVNKKYSNKYKILKLCDLRDKGTPCIIIGTLFKLQELKPSILKELSDQLEILPQPTRTHFVHETDSLVLEDELQRIKLSGDCIDVNXVVTGVVVAILGSEDEDGIFTVKDVCWAGCNVQKPLPTLNNDRYIVLMSGLSLASKSGDHLFSLNLFMEWLSGFCXTTQYQEEVSKIVRVIIAGGIYANQSSDYQLSESDVISSSDVVDSFSAAVSAVTPLDLMPGCKDPTGIMLPQKPFHYCLFPKAIEYKSFNRVSNPYECDIGGFVCLGTSGEPIRDIMQNSEIDKHLDVMKKTLEWRHMAPTCPDNVPCTPCIDTDPFTIYNCPAIYFSGNCTEFETEIFNGDDGQKVRIVCIPDFCETKTVALVNLANLECYSMTFG from the exons ATGCTCTTTAAAGTTAATGTTGAGAATTcgaaaaaacaatttgaggTGGTAGATGTCGACAGACATTCAGTGCAATACGCTGATGGATCCAGTCGGTTTTATAAAGTTTCGAGAGATTTTTCTAAACAGTATGCTCATATTTATTCAGCAaggctaaatatttttagaaatatattggCACCTgtagttaataaaaagtattcaaataaatataaaattttaaaattgtgtgATCTTCGCGATAAAGGTACACCTTGTATAATCATTGgtacattatttaaacttcaaGAATTAAAACcaagtattttaaaagagcTCTCAGATCAACTTGAAATATTACCGCAACCAACAAG AACCCATTTTGTTCATGAAACTGACAGTTTAGTGTTGGAAGATGAGCtgcaaagaataaaattatctggAGATTGTATTGATGTTA AAGTGGTAACTGGTGTTGTTGTTGCTATACTTG gTTCTGAAGATGAAGATGGAATATTCACTGTTAAAGATGTCTGCTGGGCGGGATGTAATGTACAAAAACCTCTACCTACATTAAATAACGACCG ATACATTGTTCTGATGTCAGGATTAAGTCTAGCTTCCAAATCTGGAGACCATTTGTTCtccttaaacttatttatggaATGGTTATCAGGGTTTT GTACTACACAATATCAAGAAGAAGTTTCAAAGATTGTCAGAGTTATAATCGcag gtgGAATCTATGCAAACCAGTCTAGTGATTACCAACTTAGTGAATCAGATGTTATAAGCTCATCTGACGTTGTCGATTCATTCTCTGCTGCTGTCAGTGCGGTTACACCTTTAGATCTAATGCCAGGTTGTAAGGATCCTACTGGTATTATGTTACCACAGAAACCGTTTCATTACT gTTTATTCCCAAAAgcaattgaatataaatcattCAATAGAGTATCAAACCCTTATGAATGTGATATTGGAG GTTTTGTATGCTTGGGCACATCAGGAGAACCAATAAGAGATATAATGCAGAACAGTGAGATAGACAAACATCTGGATGTTATGAAGAAGACTTTGGAGTGGAGGCACATGGCACCTACCTGTCCTGATAATGTTCCCTGCACACCCTGTATAGATACAGATCCATTCACCATTTATAATTGCCCCGCCATATACTTTAGTGGCAACTGTACTGAATTTGAAACAGAAATTTTTAATg GTGACGATGGACAGAAAGTCAGAATTGTATGCATACCAGATTTTTGTGAAACCAAAACTGTAGCGTTGGTGAATCTTGCGAATTTGGAATGTTATAGTATGACTTTTGGCTGA
- the LOC116772311 gene encoding LOW QUALITY PROTEIN: meiosis-specific with OB domain-containing protein-like (The sequence of the model RefSeq protein was modified relative to this genomic sequence to represent the inferred CDS: inserted 4 bases in 3 codons): protein MAGVQKVFLNNLNINIKNALIIGIIIAKNTTRSVGSKKKSGECRAVMSFTIRDSEIDTINVDIWGSQYXVHTFYERFLVGDVVEISSPKICIKTGDNEAFRPQVTSPFYLSLNEGISDVSVYGGDFSQYLPLLHIPTKRHAVCTGLSEIYTFKEDKNNTYIDXLVVVKSVKPIKNIKTKAGVEMSVRAIEIMDNTTPATLTLDXFDMDTIQRAEQFRPLDVLFVSDARVSWRGGLRLQVCGKSVLTHQPHTPEAKALRLYISNQANTRGGAAEWSGWSGWGERAVPATVRQTRDRLATGGMFCAELHALLTHLDLDEFLPSTDNTLEELRIRLADHTGELTAVMPISVLEDATGYPAAQIKNMNEEQKSALRWIFMLEHCYCNVSVTPPRVVLLALRKATASDPIPLY from the exons ATGGCGGGagttcaaaaagtttttttaaacaacttaaatatcaatataaaaaatgctttaattaTTGGTATTATTATAGCTAAGAACACTACTCGATCGGTAGGTTCTAAAAAAAAGAGCGGCGAGTGTAGAGCAGTTATGTCTTTTACTATACGTGATTCTGAAATAGACACCATAAACGTTGATATTTGGGGATCTCAATA TGTTCATACTTTCTACGAAAGATTTCTTGTCGGCGACGTAG TTGAAATATCGTCAcctaaaatttgtattaaaacggGTGATAATGAAGCTTTCAGACCGCAG GTTACATCTCCATTTTACTTATCTCTGAATGAGGGAATATCAGATGTAAGTGTATATGGAGGAGATTTTAGCCAGTATCTGCCTTTACTTCACATACCAACTAAGCGTCACGCAGTCTGTACCGGCTTATccgaaatatatacatttaaag aagataaaaataacacatacaTTG TGTTGGTTGTGGTAAAGTCAGTTAaacctataaaaaatatcaagacgAAAGCAG gCGTGGAAATGTCCGTGAGGGCTATCGAAATCATGGACAACACAACACCTGCCACTTTAACGTTAG ATTTTGATATGGACACGATTCAAAg AGCGGAACAGTTCCGTCCTTTGGACGTGCTGTTCGTGTCGGACGCTCGTGTGTCTTGGCGCGGCGGGCTGCGTCTGCAGGTGTGCGGGAAAAGCGTTCTCACCCACCAGCCTCACACCCCTGAAGCTAAGGCTCTTAGACTATATATCAGTAATCAGGCCAATACGC GTGGAGGGGCGGCGGAGTGGTCGGGGTGGTCGGGGTGGGGAGAACGCGCGGTTCCAGCGACCGTTCGTCAGACGCGTGACAGACTTGCCACAGGCGGGATGTTCTGTGCTGAATTACATGCTTTACTTACACATCTTGATTTAGACGAGTTTCTACCTTCAAC tgACAACACTTTAGAGGAATTGAGGATTCGTCTGGCGGATCACACGGGTGAACTGACAGCTGTAATGCCGATAAGCGTGTTGGAGGACGCTACTGGATATCCA GCAGCGCAAATAAAGAATATGAATGAAGAACAGAAGAGTGCTCTCCGTTGGATCTTTATGTTGGAACACTGTTACTGTAATGTATCCGTGACGCCGCCGCGTGTGGTGCTGTTAGCGCTGAGAAAAGCCACTGCCAGCGATCCAATACCATTGTATTAG